The proteins below come from a single Aegilops tauschii subsp. strangulata cultivar AL8/78 chromosome 6, Aet v6.0, whole genome shotgun sequence genomic window:
- the LOC141026013 gene encoding uncharacterized protein translates to MWDTAAPGKAKVHMWQLMRNGLATGTELLRRRIKAGVFCIACGREEDGYHRFWGCPDSLCFWIKLSSELGISVATPPRNIDSQSKLEKWLLEWFAQAEDLERSVMVQAVYTLWLARNEARDGRKITEPHELSTRVATYLNEWAEVHKKEARQREATVQQAWETPEDGWTKANVDGSLCKHRQKGGVGVVPRDHQGAFRVTSCQFLGAMVDPERVELLACKAAVQLATSVGTTQLHLESDSVRVIAMLKNEEKNLSTLGPIVEEVKAMLGAFVSFRISWVRRSANAAADRLRCRLPPRIAPPPPLVLRIHSPTKLTAPDHQPCSSPDPFSLDATTGAIAVPPPGLLRHAMQASPEVQRVAYPQRRLPPFASSPLPMAMLPSNRTSSSPVRLEHRGA, encoded by the exons ATGTGGGACACGGCCGCGCCGGGCAAGGCAAAAGTACACATGTGGCAACTGATGAGGAACGGCCTGGCTACAGGTACAGAGTTGCTGCGCCGGCGCATCAAGGCTGGAGTGTTTTGCATAGCATGTGGACGGGAAGAAGATGGATATCACAGGTTTTGGGGATGCCCGGACTCCCTGTGTTTTTGGATAAAGCTGAGCTCGGAGTTGGGAATCTCGGTGGCAACCCCACCACGCAACATTGATTCCCAGAGCAAGCTAGAGAAGTGGTTGCTGGAATGGTTCGCTCAGGCGGAGGACCTGGAGAGATCGGTCATGGTGCAGGCAGTATATACCCTTTGGCTAGCGAGAAATGAGGCTAGAGATGGACGCAAGATTACAGAACCTCACGAACTATCAACCAGGGTAGCTACTTATCTCAATGAATGGGCGGAGGTGCATAAGAAGGAGGCGAGGCAAAGGGAAGCAACGGTGCAACAAGCCTGGGAGACGCCGGAGGACGGCTGGACTAAGGCCAATGTTGATGGCTCTTTGTGCAAGCACAGGCAAAAAGGAGGCGTGGGGGTGGTGCCGCGTGATCATCAAGGTGCGTTCAGAGTGACCTCTTGCCAGTTTCTCGGTGCGATGGTTGATCCGGAGAGAGTGGAGTTGCTCGCATGCAAGGCGGCAGTACAACTGGCGACAAGCGTGGGAACGACACAACTTCATCTGGAGAGCGACTCGGTTCGAGTCATCGCGATGCTAAAGAATGAGGAGAAGAATTTGTCTACCCTGGGACCGATTGTGGAAGAGGTTAAAGCTATGCTAGGTGCTTTTGTTTCTTTCCGTATTTCGTGGGTGCGACGTAGTGCAAATGCTGCCGCAGATAG ATTGCGCTGCCGCCTACCTCCCCGGATCGCGCCGCCACCACCGCTTGTTCTCCGGATCCACTCGCCGACGAAATTGACGGCGCCCGACCACCAGCCCTGTTCCTCCCCGGATCCATTCTCGCTGGACGCCACAACCGGAGCCATCGCCGTGCCACCGCCTGGTCTCCTCCGCCATGCGATGCAGGCCTCCCCCGAGGTGCAGCGCGTCGCCTACCCACAGCGGCGTCTCCCGCCCTTCGCCTCCTCCCCACTGCCCATGGCAATGCTCCCCAGCAACCGCACATCCTCATCCCCGGTTAGGCTCGAGCACCGCGGTGCCTAG